A single genomic interval of Ramlibacter pinisoli harbors:
- a CDS encoding peptidyl-prolyl cis-trans isomerase has product MTPSDRLPTPPWFAKLLREPLFHFVVLGALVFGADAALTAVRGGERDIAVPAAVRKEARDTFVGAARREPSEAEMRQFLARWIDNEILYREGLALGLDKGDPAMRERVIFKALNVVQAGIVLPPIDEAGLAAWFEANRKRYDVPARISFEEAVPAGEAPPPENLRKFVDALNGQGTPALEASLRSFKQRPRETVVEAYGEKFAHALEDLAPGTWAVLDSGGGLRAVRLQERTAGRTASYADVRDIVYQDWKDDMAGKLTAQAVRELGRKYRVRGGSGA; this is encoded by the coding sequence ATGACCCCCTCGGACCGTCTTCCCACTCCCCCCTGGTTCGCCAAGCTGTTGCGCGAGCCCCTGTTCCACTTCGTCGTGCTCGGTGCCCTGGTGTTCGGAGCCGATGCGGCGCTCACCGCCGTGCGCGGCGGCGAGCGCGACATCGCCGTGCCGGCGGCGGTGCGCAAGGAAGCGCGCGACACCTTCGTCGGCGCCGCCAGGCGCGAGCCCAGCGAAGCCGAGATGCGGCAGTTCCTCGCCCGCTGGATCGACAACGAGATCCTGTACCGCGAAGGACTCGCGCTCGGCCTGGACAAGGGCGATCCGGCCATGCGCGAGCGCGTCATCTTCAAGGCGCTGAACGTCGTGCAGGCCGGCATCGTGCTGCCCCCGATCGACGAAGCCGGCCTGGCGGCCTGGTTCGAGGCCAACCGCAAGCGCTACGACGTGCCGGCGCGCATCAGCTTCGAGGAGGCCGTGCCGGCCGGCGAGGCCCCGCCACCGGAAAACCTGCGCAAGTTCGTCGATGCGCTCAATGGGCAAGGCACGCCGGCGCTCGAGGCGAGCCTGCGCAGCTTCAAGCAGCGCCCGCGCGAGACCGTGGTCGAGGCTTACGGCGAGAAGTTCGCCCACGCGCTGGAGGACCTGGCGCCCGGCACCTGGGCCGTGCTGGACAGCGGCGGCGGCCTGCGGGCGGTGCGCCTGCAGGAGCGCACGGCGGGCCGCACGGCCAGCTACGCCGACGTGCGCGACATCGTCTACCAGGACTGGAAGGACGACATGGCCGGCAAGCTCACGGCGCAGGCCGTCAGGGAGCTGGGCCGCAAATACCGCGTGCGCGGCGGGAGCGGTGCATGA
- a CDS encoding methyltransferase domain-containing protein, which translates to MSDARVNAVERFYDFHPINARQILDAVAARGIGPDAITEDVLQQHDQDHYGGTAATDRLIAEAAVRADDLVLDVCSGMGGPARYLAWKTGCDVTGLDLTASRVEGATELTRVAGLSGSVRFVHGDALAMPFGDASFTLAMAQESFAHIPDKPRLLAECARVLRPAGRLVYSDILHRGNLSDRDAQRLFDGMAFSDIATQDGYAQQLRSCGMEVVRLVDLTEEWTRILVERHAMYRSLESQTVARLGREHFERYDRAYAHFVGLYQGGVLAGALIHAARPG; encoded by the coding sequence ATGAGCGATGCACGCGTGAATGCAGTCGAGCGCTTCTACGACTTCCACCCGATCAACGCCAGGCAGATCCTGGACGCGGTCGCCGCCCGCGGCATTGGCCCGGACGCGATCACGGAGGACGTGCTGCAGCAGCATGACCAGGATCACTACGGCGGCACCGCCGCGACCGACCGGCTCATCGCCGAGGCAGCGGTGCGGGCCGACGACCTCGTCCTCGACGTCTGCAGCGGCATGGGTGGCCCGGCACGCTACCTGGCGTGGAAGACCGGTTGCGACGTGACCGGACTGGACCTCACGGCCAGCCGCGTGGAGGGGGCGACCGAGCTCACGCGGGTTGCCGGGCTGTCGGGCTCCGTGCGTTTCGTGCACGGCGATGCGCTGGCCATGCCGTTCGGCGATGCATCGTTCACGCTCGCCATGGCGCAGGAATCCTTCGCCCATATTCCTGACAAGCCGCGACTGCTCGCCGAGTGCGCGCGAGTGCTGCGCCCGGCCGGCCGGCTGGTGTACTCGGACATCCTGCACCGGGGGAACCTGTCGGACCGCGATGCGCAACGCCTGTTCGACGGCATGGCGTTCTCGGACATCGCCACGCAGGACGGTTACGCGCAGCAGCTGCGCTCGTGTGGGATGGAGGTCGTCCGGCTGGTCGATCTCACCGAGGAATGGACGCGCATCCTGGTCGAGCGGCACGCCATGTACCGGTCGCTGGAGTCCCAGACCGTGGCGCGCCTGGGGCGCGAGCACTTCGAGCGCTACGACAGGGCGTACGCGCATTTCGTCGGGCTCTACCAGGGCGGAGTGCTCGCAGGGGCGCTGATCCACGCAGCCAGGCCCGGGTGA
- a CDS encoding HupE/UreJ family protein: MNPVRWLAAVGFVLVLLLQAGGVHAHEMTTAEMTMREMPNGQLLWSWGVPAQGQPIENELAVHWPAGCSVEDGRVLTCSAGLQGEVEVEGLGRSYSAAVLMIRWKSGEERAYTLTSRRPTVRLYGGTEDTRAAWDVAATYALLGVEHILSGFDHLLFVISLLFLVGFQRRLVATITAFTLAHSITLAASALGALSLRPPPVEATIALSIVLVAMEALRRDDTLTRRWPALVAFLFGLVHGLGFAGALAEIGLPARHATIALLTFNVGVEAGQLLVVAVCGVLLLAVRRLPRLEIGRQVALYAIGSVAAYWTIGRLAALA; the protein is encoded by the coding sequence ATGAACCCGGTCCGCTGGCTGGCGGCCGTCGGCTTCGTGCTCGTCCTGCTGCTGCAGGCCGGCGGCGTCCACGCGCACGAGATGACCACGGCCGAGATGACGATGCGCGAGATGCCCAACGGCCAGCTGCTCTGGTCCTGGGGCGTGCCGGCGCAGGGGCAGCCGATCGAGAACGAGCTGGCCGTGCACTGGCCGGCCGGCTGCAGCGTCGAGGACGGCCGGGTGCTCACCTGCTCGGCGGGCCTGCAGGGCGAGGTCGAAGTCGAGGGGTTGGGCCGCAGCTACTCGGCCGCCGTCCTCATGATCCGCTGGAAGAGCGGCGAGGAGCGGGCGTACACGCTCACCTCGCGCCGGCCGACGGTGCGCCTGTACGGCGGTACCGAGGACACGCGTGCAGCATGGGACGTGGCGGCGACCTATGCGCTGCTCGGCGTCGAGCACATCCTCAGCGGCTTCGACCACCTGCTGTTCGTCATCAGCCTGCTGTTCCTGGTCGGCTTCCAGCGCCGCCTGGTCGCCACCATCACGGCGTTCACCCTGGCGCACAGCATCACGCTCGCGGCCAGCGCACTCGGCGCCCTCAGCCTGCGCCCGCCGCCGGTGGAAGCGACCATCGCCCTCTCGATCGTGCTGGTCGCCATGGAAGCGCTCCGGCGCGACGACACGCTCACGCGCCGCTGGCCCGCACTGGTCGCCTTCCTGTTCGGGCTCGTGCACGGCCTGGGCTTCGCGGGCGCGCTGGCGGAGATCGGCCTGCCGGCACGCCACGCGACCATCGCACTGCTCACGTTCAACGTGGGCGTCGAAGCGGGCCAGCTGCTGGTCGTCGCCGTCTGCGGCGTGCTGCTGCTGGCCGTGCGGCGCCTGCCGCGGCTGGAGATCGGGCGGCAGGTGGCGTTGTATGCGATCGGGTCGGTCGCGGCGTACTGGACGATCGGCCGCCTGGCGGCGCTGGCGTGA
- a CDS encoding dienelactone hydrolase translates to MSHVLQSIVLLAAVLVVPSAQAGMGLAELPADAVSGPVTVFYPSEGAEGAVARGAFRFDAASEGPPSPGNHRLVVISHGSPSSPWVHVDLARALVGAGFTVALPEHQGDNARSHGDSGPVSWRRRPLEVSRAIDRLAQEPRWSQTLDFDAVGMFGMSAGGHTALTLAGGRWSPSRLLAHCQEHLERDFHTCAGPSWSLDGGLLDGVKKAIVRIVLGTKLADTAWYGHVDPRITAIVAGVPFAADFDPDSLRHPVAALGIVSAGADRWLVPRFHSDAVLAQCGRCVHLLGLPAGGHGALLSPLPPDLSGAVGALVADPPDFRREAEVARLNVAVTEFFLRQLVRTRPGSRG, encoded by the coding sequence GTGAGCCACGTCCTCCAGTCGATCGTCCTCCTGGCTGCCGTCCTGGTCGTGCCCAGCGCACAGGCTGGGATGGGACTGGCGGAGCTTCCCGCCGATGCAGTCTCGGGTCCCGTCACCGTCTTCTACCCCTCCGAGGGGGCTGAAGGCGCGGTGGCCCGTGGCGCATTCCGGTTCGATGCAGCATCTGAAGGGCCGCCATCTCCTGGCAACCACCGCCTGGTGGTCATCTCGCACGGATCTCCGTCGTCTCCGTGGGTGCACGTCGACCTGGCCCGCGCACTGGTGGGCGCCGGGTTCACCGTTGCCCTGCCGGAGCACCAGGGCGACAACGCCCGCAGCCACGGCGACTCCGGGCCTGTCAGCTGGAGGCGCAGGCCACTGGAGGTGAGCCGGGCGATCGACCGTCTCGCGCAGGAGCCGCGCTGGAGCCAGACACTGGACTTCGATGCGGTGGGCATGTTCGGCATGTCTGCCGGTGGACACACGGCGCTGACCCTGGCGGGAGGGAGATGGTCGCCGTCGCGGCTGCTCGCCCACTGCCAGGAACACCTCGAACGGGATTTCCACACGTGCGCCGGTCCTTCGTGGTCACTGGATGGCGGGCTCCTCGACGGGGTCAAGAAGGCCATCGTGCGGATCGTGCTCGGCACGAAGCTGGCAGACACCGCGTGGTATGGCCATGTCGACCCGCGCATCACCGCGATCGTCGCCGGCGTTCCGTTTGCCGCCGACTTCGATCCCGACTCCCTGCGCCATCCCGTCGCGGCGCTGGGCATCGTTTCAGCAGGAGCCGACCGCTGGCTTGTCCCGCGCTTTCACAGTGACGCCGTGCTCGCCCAGTGTGGACGGTGCGTGCACCTGCTCGGCCTCCCGGCGGGCGGCCACGGTGCGTTGTTGAGCCCGCTGCCCCCGGATCTGTCCGGCGCGGTGGGCGCGCTGGTGGCGGATCCGCCGGACTTCCGCCGCGAAGCCGAAGTGGCGCGGCTGAACGTCGCGGTGACCGAATTTTTCCTGCGGCAGTTGGTTCGCACGCGGCCTGGCTCAAGGGGCTAG
- a CDS encoding dihydrofolate reductase family protein, whose translation MSKVFVNIGLSLDGYMAPEGMTMGKPEYKNWGAKWGAMMGWIIKQQAFRDNLKLGPGGETGPVNDLVRSTTDRIGANVMGKRMFDQGEVAWPEEAPFHTPVYVLTHEKRAPWVRPGGTTFHFINDGPERALELARESAGSRDVRIAGGADVIQQYLNLGVVDELEIALAPVLFGGGRRLFENLREPGPRLRIDRVLAGPDATHLRYVRS comes from the coding sequence ATGAGCAAAGTATTCGTCAACATCGGACTCAGCCTCGATGGCTACATGGCACCGGAAGGAATGACCATGGGCAAGCCCGAGTACAAGAACTGGGGCGCCAAGTGGGGTGCGATGATGGGCTGGATCATCAAGCAGCAGGCCTTCCGCGACAACCTCAAGCTAGGACCGGGGGGAGAGACCGGGCCGGTCAATGACCTGGTTCGCAGCACCACGGATCGCATCGGTGCCAACGTCATGGGCAAGCGGATGTTCGACCAAGGCGAGGTTGCCTGGCCGGAGGAGGCTCCGTTCCATACACCCGTCTACGTCCTGACCCATGAGAAACGCGCTCCCTGGGTGCGCCCCGGCGGGACGACCTTTCACTTCATCAACGACGGGCCGGAGCGTGCCCTGGAACTGGCCCGCGAATCCGCGGGCAGCCGGGATGTCCGGATCGCGGGTGGAGCGGATGTGATCCAGCAGTACCTGAACCTGGGTGTCGTCGACGAACTGGAGATCGCCCTGGCACCCGTGCTGTTCGGCGGCGGGCGGCGTCTCTTCGAGAACCTGCGCGAGCCCGGGCCGCGGTTGCGCATCGACAGGGTTCTCGCTGGCCCGGACGCCACGCACCTGCGCTACGTGCGTTCGTGA
- a CDS encoding asparaginase — MTAGDDLLPRVLVVSLGGTITMTAAPGTGGIRPTLTADQLLAAEPRLAQVAALEAVTPMSLPGASLTVQHLREVAALLRAGLDGAPGSPVGAVVVQGTDTIEDTAFVLDLLATQGGAPVVVTGAMRGPQAPGADGPANLLAAVTAAADTRLRGLGAVVVLNDEIHAARWVQKAHTGFTSAFESPGAGRIGAIVEGRVQLLARPEGRIALPTASILSTAAVPAVAQVPLGLGDDGRLLPALAALGYAGAVIEGMGAGHVPSSCAEALGSLAAQMPVVLCTRVRAGRVFTKTYGFPGSEMDLLERGLVAAGHITAGKARLLLSLLLSAGTDRAGIGQVFGQL; from the coding sequence ATGACGGCAGGCGACGACTTGCTGCCGCGCGTGCTGGTGGTGTCGCTGGGCGGCACGATCACCATGACGGCGGCGCCCGGGACGGGCGGGATCCGCCCGACGCTCACCGCGGACCAGCTGCTCGCGGCCGAACCGCGCCTGGCGCAGGTGGCCGCACTCGAAGCGGTGACGCCCATGAGCCTGCCCGGTGCCTCGCTCACCGTGCAGCACCTGCGCGAGGTGGCGGCGCTGCTGCGCGCGGGCCTGGACGGCGCGCCCGGCTCGCCGGTCGGCGCGGTCGTGGTGCAAGGCACCGACACCATCGAGGACACGGCCTTCGTGCTGGACCTGCTCGCGACGCAGGGCGGTGCGCCCGTCGTCGTGACGGGTGCGATGCGCGGACCGCAGGCGCCGGGCGCCGACGGGCCGGCCAACCTGCTGGCCGCGGTCACGGCGGCGGCGGACACCCGCCTGCGCGGGCTGGGGGCGGTGGTCGTGCTGAACGACGAGATCCATGCGGCGCGCTGGGTGCAGAAGGCGCACACCGGGTTCACCAGCGCATTCGAGTCGCCGGGCGCCGGCCGCATCGGCGCGATCGTCGAAGGCCGCGTGCAGCTCCTGGCCAGGCCGGAAGGCCGCATCGCCCTGCCCACGGCCAGCATCCTGTCCACCGCGGCGGTGCCCGCGGTGGCCCAGGTGCCCCTGGGCCTGGGCGACGACGGACGCCTGTTGCCGGCGCTCGCGGCTCTTGGCTACGCCGGAGCGGTGATCGAGGGCATGGGTGCGGGCCACGTCCCCTCCTCCTGCGCCGAGGCGCTGGGCTCGCTCGCGGCGCAGATGCCGGTCGTCCTGTGCACGCGCGTGCGCGCGGGGCGCGTGTTCACGAAGACCTACGGCTTCCCGGGTTCGGAGATGGACCTGCTGGAGCGCGGCCTCGTCGCGGCCGGCCACATCACGGCGGGCAAGGCACGGCTGTTGTTGTCGCTGCTGCTGTCCGCCGGCACGGACCGCGCCGGCATCGGGCAGGTGTTCGGGCAGCTCTAG
- the alkB gene encoding DNA oxidative demethylase AlkB: MSNLDLFTDAEPAPVEHLGTHAYVLRSFAQPGHDLLAGVEAVVLDAPFRHMVTPGGYTMSVALTNCGRLGWTTDPSGYRYTAQDPLTGRPWPAMPSAFAQVARAAARAAGFDSFEPDACLVNRYLPGARLSLHQDKDELDYSAPIVSVSLGMAATFLFGGKTRSEPTAKVHLRHGDVVVWGGEDRLRYHGVAPLKDVPHPLLGAQRINLTFRKAG, encoded by the coding sequence GTGAGCAACCTCGACCTCTTCACGGACGCAGAGCCGGCCCCAGTCGAACACCTGGGCACCCACGCGTACGTGCTGCGCTCATTCGCGCAGCCTGGGCACGACCTGCTCGCCGGCGTCGAGGCGGTCGTCCTGGACGCACCCTTCCGACACATGGTGACACCCGGCGGATACACCATGTCCGTTGCGCTGACCAACTGCGGCCGCCTTGGCTGGACGACAGACCCCAGTGGCTACCGCTACACGGCGCAGGATCCGCTGACCGGCCGCCCGTGGCCAGCCATGCCCAGTGCCTTCGCGCAAGTTGCGAGGGCGGCTGCGCGTGCCGCGGGGTTCGACAGCTTCGAACCGGACGCTTGCCTGGTGAACCGGTATCTGCCGGGTGCGCGGCTGAGCCTGCACCAGGACAAGGACGAGCTTGATTACTCGGCGCCCATCGTGTCCGTGTCCCTGGGCATGGCCGCCACCTTCCTCTTCGGTGGGAAGACCCGGTCGGAGCCGACTGCCAAGGTGCACCTGCGGCACGGCGACGTGGTGGTCTGGGGCGGCGAGGACCGGCTGCGCTACCACGGGGTCGCGCCGCTGAAGGACGTTCCCCATCCGCTCCTCGGAGCCCAACGGATCAACCTCACGTTCCGCAAGGCGGGATGA
- a CDS encoding fused MFS/spermidine synthase — translation MDRSSVLHESAAAAPSPSFSGHAATAGLALPALLLVLSGACGLAWQLVWTAGFGIALGHELVAVLAVLGAFFGGLAGGAWALAARIERSTRPALWYAALEAATGLWGLAVVLLAPSLLGALARWIGPQPAAWVHGATALVVPLVLLLPATLAMGATLPALERQLRGSGLPVLPALYAANTAGALVGLLLAVFVSLPGAGLRATAIGCALANVACTLLALLLWGRTRIAVPSAPAPTRFVLGRTGWRLLLTGLLGIGHEVLALRVLAQVCENTVYTYAVLLATFLLGTAAGAALWRRAGVPSQAWPERIDRLLLGVAVAVLAGGLALFGADRLATLPVAWFGPGFGPALLGEALAGAAAMLLPALAMGALFSALCQQAQAEGWPLGRAIGLNTLGAALAPVLVGAWLAPLLGARLVLALLVAGYMALCSARSWQRPRGAVVVAVAAAVALVGPPLRFIDVPEGGRVLFEHDGAMAAVSVVADADDVARLHINNRVQEGSTAGGVVEVRLAQIPLMLHGGPERALFLGLGTGYTAHAAALDPRVHVRAVELLPDVVRASQLFMLRPAAPRAAHPVDIVAADARRWVQADDARYDVVVADLFHPARSGAGNLYTVEHFRAVRERLAPGGLFCQWLALHQMDVTTLRSIVAAFLQVYPDAIAVLASNGLDSPVVGLVGRPDRPVWRVQDVAERPAAPAPALGAALRLAHLDGRYAVLGSVLADAAGLRRLAGDAPANTDDLPVVAHRAARTDYAPEAAPRERLQALLQILPPVPAGVLAAADPERERLAAYWRARSRYLALGAQVRPDPDPRVMLDRLAPPLVELLTASPEFQPAADALEGIARSLQADNYPLSQQVLARVRELQGSAAPAAVPAPEQNPIPSHP, via the coding sequence TTGGACCGTTCCTCCGTCCTGCATGAGAGCGCCGCAGCGGCGCCCTCCCCTTCCTTCTCCGGCCACGCAGCCACCGCGGGCCTGGCGCTGCCGGCCCTGCTGCTCGTGCTCTCGGGCGCTTGCGGACTCGCCTGGCAACTCGTCTGGACAGCCGGCTTCGGCATCGCGCTCGGCCACGAGCTGGTCGCCGTCCTGGCCGTGCTCGGCGCCTTCTTCGGCGGCCTCGCCGGTGGTGCCTGGGCCCTGGCCGCGCGCATCGAGCGCAGCACGCGTCCGGCGCTCTGGTATGCAGCGCTGGAGGCCGCGACCGGCCTGTGGGGCCTGGCCGTGGTGCTGCTGGCCCCGTCGCTGCTGGGCGCGCTGGCCCGCTGGATCGGGCCGCAACCGGCCGCCTGGGTGCATGGCGCCACGGCGCTGGTCGTGCCCCTGGTGCTGTTGCTGCCGGCCACGCTGGCCATGGGCGCGACGCTGCCCGCGCTCGAGCGGCAGCTGCGCGGCAGCGGCCTGCCCGTGCTGCCGGCCCTGTACGCCGCCAACACGGCCGGTGCGCTGGTCGGGCTGCTGCTGGCCGTCTTCGTGAGCCTGCCCGGCGCCGGCCTGCGCGCCACCGCGATCGGCTGCGCCCTGGCCAACGTCGCCTGTACGCTGCTGGCCCTGTTGCTCTGGGGCCGCACGCGCATCGCGGTGCCGTCGGCGCCGGCACCGACGCGGTTCGTCCTTGGCCGCACCGGCTGGCGGCTGCTGCTGACCGGCCTGCTGGGCATCGGGCACGAGGTGCTGGCCCTGCGCGTCCTGGCGCAGGTGTGCGAGAACACCGTCTATACCTATGCCGTGCTGCTGGCCACGTTCCTGCTCGGCACGGCGGCGGGGGCCGCGCTGTGGCGGCGCGCCGGCGTGCCGTCGCAGGCGTGGCCGGAGCGGATCGATCGCCTGCTGCTGGGCGTCGCCGTGGCGGTCCTCGCCGGCGGCCTGGCGCTGTTCGGCGCCGACCGGCTGGCCACGTTGCCCGTGGCGTGGTTCGGTCCTGGCTTCGGCCCCGCGCTGCTCGGCGAGGCACTGGCCGGCGCGGCCGCGATGCTCCTGCCGGCGCTGGCGATGGGCGCGCTGTTCTCGGCCCTGTGCCAGCAGGCCCAGGCCGAGGGCTGGCCGCTGGGCCGCGCAATCGGTCTCAACACGCTCGGCGCCGCGCTCGCGCCGGTCCTCGTGGGGGCGTGGCTCGCGCCGCTGCTGGGGGCGCGGCTGGTGCTCGCGCTGCTCGTGGCCGGGTACATGGCCCTGTGCTCCGCGCGCAGCTGGCAGCGGCCGCGCGGCGCCGTGGTGGTGGCCGTGGCGGCAGCGGTCGCCCTGGTCGGGCCGCCGCTGCGCTTCATCGACGTGCCGGAGGGCGGTCGGGTGCTGTTCGAGCACGACGGCGCGATGGCGGCCGTGAGCGTGGTCGCGGATGCCGACGACGTGGCCCGCCTGCACATCAACAACCGGGTGCAGGAGGGCAGCACGGCCGGTGGCGTGGTCGAGGTGCGGCTCGCGCAGATCCCGCTGATGCTGCACGGCGGCCCCGAGCGTGCCTTGTTCCTGGGCCTCGGCACCGGCTACACCGCGCATGCCGCCGCGCTCGATCCCCGCGTGCACGTGCGCGCGGTCGAACTGCTGCCCGACGTGGTGCGGGCCTCGCAGCTGTTCATGCTGCGCCCGGCCGCGCCGCGTGCGGCGCATCCGGTCGACATCGTCGCGGCCGATGCGAGGCGCTGGGTCCAGGCGGACGACGCCCGCTACGACGTGGTGGTGGCGGACCTGTTCCATCCGGCCCGCAGCGGCGCCGGCAACCTGTACACCGTGGAGCACTTCCGCGCCGTGCGGGAGCGGCTGGCGCCGGGTGGCCTGTTCTGCCAGTGGCTCGCGCTGCACCAGATGGACGTGACCACGCTGCGCAGCATCGTGGCCGCCTTCCTGCAGGTCTACCCCGACGCGATCGCCGTGCTGGCGAGCAACGGGTTGGATTCGCCCGTCGTCGGGCTCGTGGGCCGCCCGGACCGGCCCGTGTGGCGGGTGCAGGACGTGGCCGAACGCCCGGCCGCGCCGGCGCCGGCACTGGGCGCCGCGCTGCGCCTCGCGCACCTGGATGGCCGCTACGCCGTGCTGGGCTCGGTGCTGGCCGACGCCGCCGGCCTGCGCCGGCTGGCCGGCGACGCGCCGGCCAACACCGACGACCTGCCGGTGGTGGCGCACCGTGCCGCGCGCACCGACTACGCGCCCGAGGCCGCGCCGCGCGAGCGCCTGCAGGCGTTGCTGCAGATCCTGCCGCCCGTGCCGGCCGGCGTGCTGGCAGCGGCCGATCCCGAGCGGGAGCGGCTCGCGGCGTACTGGCGCGCCCGTTCACGCTACCTGGCGCTCGGCGCGCAGGTGCGCCCCGACCCCGACCCGCGCGTGATGCTCGACCGGCTGGCCCCGCCGCTCGTGGAGCTGCTGACGGCGAGCCCCGAGTTCCAGCCGGCAGCCGACGCCCTGGAAGGAATCGCGCGCAGCCTGCAGGCGGACAACTACCCGCTGTCGCAGCAGGTGCTGGCCCGGGTGCGCGAGCTGCAGGGCAGCGCCGCGCCCGCAGCCGTCCCCGCCCCGGAACAGAACCCGATCCCCTCCCACCCATGA
- a CDS encoding putative 2OG-Fe(II) oxygenase — translation MSATLFELFPVPVHHVRGFCDAAQAAALARRLSEAAVVDNDKSAQLAHSSPLGPGMHPELDALVDRLGAPVQAFGELLLGETLRWLVKEIWVNVLQPGGQQALHNHANSFVSGIVYLTPSDASARTVFQRGMGGTEFVLRNTHAGTRSGAFNADKWIAPQPGPGDLLLFPSYLLHEVPRNLGRDRTTLAFNAIPHRLDAWGYTLSLQP, via the coding sequence ATGAGCGCCACCCTGTTCGAGCTCTTCCCCGTGCCGGTCCACCATGTCCGCGGCTTCTGCGACGCCGCCCAGGCGGCCGCCCTCGCGCGGCGACTCTCCGAGGCCGCGGTCGTCGACAACGACAAGTCGGCGCAACTCGCGCACTCCAGCCCGCTCGGGCCGGGCATGCACCCCGAGCTGGATGCGCTCGTCGACCGCCTGGGCGCCCCGGTGCAGGCCTTCGGCGAACTGCTGCTGGGCGAGACCCTGCGCTGGCTGGTCAAGGAGATCTGGGTCAACGTGCTGCAACCGGGCGGCCAACAGGCACTGCACAACCACGCGAACAGCTTCGTCTCCGGCATCGTCTACCTCACGCCCAGCGACGCCTCGGCCCGCACGGTGTTCCAGCGCGGCATGGGCGGGACCGAATTCGTGCTGCGCAACACCCATGCCGGCACCCGGTCGGGCGCCTTCAACGCCGACAAGTGGATCGCGCCGCAGCCCGGACCGGGCGATCTCCTGCTGTTCCCGAGCTACCTGCTGCACGAGGTGCCGCGCAACCTGGGCCGGGACCGCACGACGCTGGCGTTCAACGCCATTCCGCACCGCCTCGACGCCTGGGGCTACACGCTGTCGCTGCAGCCCTGA
- a CDS encoding tautomerase family protein yields the protein MPYLQLDVTGNHPVADKKRLAAAMSETYASMMSVDIRRISVAIRELGEGGVWRIPEIGGEPVPVSLMMLDIRRGRPAELRMEVAKALCRHCKDILGIPEDRLNVEFTQHDGDEMYHPTLGGYSSDWKPGEA from the coding sequence ATGCCTTACCTTCAGCTGGACGTGACCGGCAACCATCCCGTCGCCGACAAGAAGCGGCTGGCAGCGGCCATGAGCGAGACCTACGCGAGCATGATGTCGGTGGACATCCGCCGCATCAGTGTGGCCATTCGCGAGCTGGGTGAAGGCGGGGTCTGGCGCATTCCGGAGATCGGCGGCGAGCCCGTTCCGGTCTCCCTGATGATGCTGGACATCCGCAGGGGCCGGCCCGCCGAACTGAGGATGGAAGTGGCCAAGGCACTCTGCCGGCATTGCAAGGACATCCTCGGCATCCCGGAAGATCGGTTGAACGTCGAATTCACCCAGCACGATGGGGACGAGATGTACCACCCGACACTGGGTGGCTATAGCTCGGACTGGAAACCTGGCGAGGCCTGA